The following nucleotide sequence is from Candidatus Marinarcus aquaticus.
CAAATCCCAATTTGCATTACTTTGACCTCTAAAATAGTTGGTATATTGTTTCTCTGCGGGTAATTCCAAACTTTTTATTTGTTCTTTGACACTTTTCAAATAATCCTCTACATGTTTTATTGTCATCTTATACCCTTATCTCACCACTTATAAGTTTTGGTAAAAGAGAATCTCTTTGTTGTTTTAATATTTTATTTTGTTGTTGATTTTGTTGGATTTGTTCAAAAATTGGTTTTGATAAAGTATAATAATTATCTAAAATTTCTTTTTTAGGAAATATTATTTTTAGCATATTTAAATCACTTATTGTTATTTGAGACTGTGCGGAACCAGAATCTAAATATCTTAACTTCTTTCTAGTTAAGACATAAAATAAGTAATATTTAATTTCTTCCTCATCTAATGGTAATACAATTGATAAGTTAGTTATCCATGATTTTTTAGGTGAAAACTTGACATCCCCAGTTCCCCCAACACCTCTTGCTACAATAATTAATTCACTATTTTCATATAAATACTCTTTATGAAAACCTGAAATTTTGTAACCACTATAAACAGGATAACCTTTAGAAACTAAATCTTTTTTATTAGGCATTTTCCCATATTTCATTGAGACAATTTTTTCGAGCTTTTTCACTTCCCAATCAATAGGTATTTTCCCCAATTCGCTTGGTTTCATCTCTCCACCACTATCTTTATAGGGTTTGCCTTGATTATTTGGAAAATTGAAGTTTTCAAACCACTCTTTAAAAAGTGTACTTGCCATCTCTTCTAAGGTTTGATTTATTTGATTATTGGTTTCTATTTTATCATCAAAACCAGACAAAATATCTGCTATTCTTTTTTGTTCATTTATATCTGATGGATATTTTATTTGAAAATTCATAATTCTATTTGGAGCTGTATGTCGGACTGTTGTTCCCGTTGCACTTCCTAATACATGACCTCTGTAATCATTTGAACAAAAAATATAATATAAAAAAATTTTATGTAAATCATCATTAAGAAATTCTATTTTCCCTAATCTTTGATTATGTAGTAAAACTTTATTATCTAGGGTTGGAACTAATAATGGATATCCTAAAGTATCTCCCGCCTTACTCAAATCAGTCATTGTAACTAATAAATCATTTTGATTTAAAATATACTCTTCAGGAATATATCCATTTTTTGAATAATATTTAAATTTATCAGATTTAAATCCTCCTAATATTTTAAAATTTCCAGGAGTTAAAAGAATATATTTTGTCTCATTATCTGAAAAGTCTTTCCCTTTAAAGGCATATCCATGTTTAATATCAATAAATAAACTAAGCTGTTTTTCTTTCCACCCTTGAGGTAATCCATTACTCACTTTGCCACCTCATAATAAGTATTTCTACCACTTCCACATCTTATAATCACTTTCTTATCAAGCATTTGGCTTAGTATTTCCCTTACTCTTCTATCCTTTAGATTTAAAAGCTTTTCTACCTCTTTTGGGGTAATAGTTTTATTTAAATATATTTGTTCTAGCACTGTTTTTTCTTGCTCAGTTAGTATTCCGGCGGTTTCCGGTGGTATTCCGGCGGTTTCCGGCGGTATTCGTTTGTAATCGTCCGTTTTTATATCTTTCGGACGATAAAACTCCACATCTACAAAGTCATTTTTTTCTTCTATCATTGGCTCTTTTAAATCACTTTCAAGACAAAGGTTTTTTATCCTTTTTATTCCACTTCCCCACTGTTCTATTAGTCCCAACTCTTTAAAAATATTTGCTAATACTTTGTTTCTAGTCTCACTTCGACCATTTTCTATATCCTCTTTTGTGATAGTATTTGGGAAGCTTCCAGGGCTTACAATATTTACAATATCATCATAGACCCCTACTTTTATATCCCTTCCACTATTGGTATAGTCCCTATGAATAAAAGCATTTATCAAAGCTTCTCTTAGGGCTACAAGGGGTATCTCATAGGTATCTGTTCTTTGGAGTGCTTTTATCTCACCTTTTAGATTTATATGATTTAGTATAAAGTTTTGTGTATTTTCAAGGTTTGAGAAAATATCTCTTTGGTACTCTTTTTTATCTATAAACATATCCATGGTGATACCTTTAAATTTTGCGCACTTTACACTAGTGTGAGAAAAGGTTCCAAGGATGATAAGCAAAGCATTTGTAGCATAGGTTTTACTTGACTCTTTTTTGATAAGTTTTAGGTTCTCTAACTTTTTCTCATCTAAAGTTTTTCCTGCACTTTTAAAACTCTCATATAGTGGTGTTAAGTCTAAAGATTCAAATTCAATCTCATAATTTACCTCTTCATCAAAACCTATATTTCTTTTTTGTCTCTCTAGTTCAAGGATATTTTCATACTCTGCTTTTCTATTACTTGCACCTACTCGTATGTAAGTTCCTTGATTTTTACCTTCACTTTTTAGATAATAGGGCAAAAGGTTTCCCCTAAAAACTTCTACTACTAAAAGGAGTTTTTCTTCACAATTTACAGTATAGATTTCAGGAAGAATATTTGGAGTACAGTTATCATAGATAATAGAAGCTATTTTATCTTGAACTTCAAAGATATTTTCCTCTTCTATTCCTACTATATTTCTATCATCATCTACTCCAATGATTAGTTTTCCTCCAGCTGTATTGGAAAAAGAGATTACTGTTTTAGCTATTTTTTTATTTTCTGGTAGTTCTTGCTTAAACTCTAAAGTCTTACTCTCTCCTAAAGTAATCTGCTCAATTAATGTCATAGCCTAAGCCTTTTAGATTCTCTTTTATCTGTTTTTCTAAAATATTTGACTTCTCAAACTGCTCTTTTAGTTGAGTGGATAACTTTGTCATTTTCTCTTCAAAAGGTATACCATCATCTTCTTCTTGAGCTATTCCTACATATCGCCCAGGAGTTAACACATAATCATGTTTTTGTATCTCTTCAAGGCGTGCACACTTGCAAAATCCTTTTATATCTTTATAATTTCCCTCTTTGTTTTTATATGCATGATAAGTGCTAGCTATGGATTTAATTTCCTCTTCACTTAATTCACGGTGTTTTCTTGTAACCATCTCCCCAAGATTTCTTGCATCTATAAAAAGTGTTTCACCACATCTATTTCTATAGTTTTCATGGGATTTATTTTGAGAAAGTATCCAAAGACATACAGGAATACCTGTAGAGTAAAAAAGTTTATCAGGAAGTGCAACGATGGCATCTACTTTGTCATCTTCTATCATAGCCCGTCTTATATTGCCTTCATTTGAAGTATTTGAGCTAAGACTTCCATTTGCAAGTACAACTGCACCTAGTCCTGCTCTAGTTCCAAGATGAGTTAGGATATGAGATAGCCAAGCATAGTTTGCATTTCCAACAGGAGGAATTCCCCATTGCCATCTATCATCATCTTTAAGTCTCTCTCCTCCCCAATCAGAGATATTAAAAGGGGGATTCGCCATAGCAAAATCTGCTTTAAGATTTTTGTGCAAATCGTTGTGAAAACTATCTGCATGGTGAGCACCAAGATTCCCATCAAGACCACGAATAGCCAAGTTCATTTTACACAATCTCCAAGTAGTAGGATTACTCTCTTGCCCATATATTGAGATATTATTTATATTTTGTGAATGCTCTTGAATAAATTTTCCAGACTGAATAAACATACCACCACTTCCACAAGCTGGGTCATACACTCTTCCTTTATATGGTTCTATCATCTCAACAATAGTTTTTACAACAGAAGTTGGAGTATAAAACTCACCCCCTGTAATATCAGCAAAAGCATTTAAAAAGTATTCATATACTCTACCCATCAAATCTTTTTCATCATGATATTTTGCAGATACATTTGTAATCAAAGTAATAAGCTCTCCAAGTTTTGTTTTATCTAAATCTGGTTTTGCATATCTTTTGTCCATTACACCCTTTAAAGAGTTATTCTCTTTTTCTATTTGCAAAAGGGCATTGTCTACTAATTTTCCTATTTCTGGTGAATTTGCATTATCTCTTAAAACTTGCCATCTTGATTCTTTTGGGACCCAAAAAATATTATCCATGATATATTCATCTTTATCTTCCTCAAAACCATCACCTTCTTGTACAAGTTTTTCATAACGTTCATTAAATTTATCAGAGATATATTTTAAGAAAATAAGACCTAAAACAATGTGTTTATACTCTCCCGCATCCATATTGTTTCTAAGCTTATCAGCCATCTTAAAAAGTTCTTTTTCAAATCCTACATTTGCAGTAGTTGTCATATATTTTATTCCTAAGTTTTCATAAATAATTTTTACTAATGATTTTATCTAATATTCTATTAGGTATTTGTTATAATGTTTATATGAAAACAAATACTTTATATAATGCCATACTAAAAAGTCTTGAAGAGTTAAATGAACCTTCTAGCTATAAAGATGTTTATAAGCATATAATACTAAATAACTACTATGGTTTTAAAGAGGCAAAAACTCCATCGAGAACAGTAAATGCACTACTTAGTAATCTTGCTACTAAGAAAATGTATTTAGATAAAAATGTTGGAAGAAAAAAAATAGAAGGTTTATATCATTACTTTTTGAAAAATATCCCTCTTATAAAAAATATACATAAAGTAAAAGAAATAAAATCCATCTGGAAAGTAGAAAACTTACAGTTATTAGAAAATTCAATTGAAATAATAGATAATGACTATTCAGTACAAGAAGGAAAATCAAAATACAGACGACATCTTGTAAGAGAAAGAGACTCAAAAATTATAAAACTTGCAAAAATAAAATTTAAAAAAGAGATAGGAAAATTATATTGCGAAGTTTGTGGATTTGACTTTGAAAAAACCTATGGAAAAATTGGAACAGATTTTATAGAAGGGCATCATAATATTGGCGTTTCAGAACTAAAAGAAGATCAAAAGACAAGGATAGAGGATATCTCCCTTGTTTGTTCAAACTGCCATAAAATGTTACATAGACGAAAACCTTGGTTAACGGTTAATGAGTTAAAAGCTATAATTAATTAAAAATATTAAAATTCCAAAGAAACAATGTTTATAAAATATATTTCAAAAGACTTAAAAGAATAGTCAGATTTTTAGATAGATTAAGGCAGAAAAGAAAAATATACGTAGGAGTTTACGTGAGGTAAATGACTATGTAAATTTTTCTTTTCAACGCAGAGATATGACGAAAGCTGTCTGTTATTTTAAGTCTACTTCACTAATTTATATAAATTAGCAATCTCCTCCGCCCAAATCTCCTCATCAATCGTTTCAAGTACCATCGGAATATCATCCATTCTATCATCATTCATAATAAACTCAAACGCATCCCAACCAATTTTCCCTTTTCCCAAAGAGTCATGTCGGTCAACTTTGCTTCCAAGCTCTGGTTTAGAGTCATTTAAGTGCATTCCCATAAGGTATTTTCGCCCTACAATGTTGTCAAACTCAGCCCATGTTTTATCATACGCTTCGCGTGTTCGTATGTCATACCCTGCTGTAAACATATGACAGGTGTCAATACAGACCCCCACTCTGCTTTTATCTTCTATTTTATCAATGATGTACGCCAAATGTTCAAACTTATACCCCAAGTTGCTTCCTTGACCCGCTGTGTTTTCAATGATCAATTTCACATCATTGGTCGCATCAATGGCTTGATTCATCGAAAGTGCGATTCTATCCAAACACTGCTCTTCACTGATTTTACGCAAGTGACTTCCAGGGTGAAAGTTCAGTCGATCCAGTTTCAACGTCTCACATCGTTGCAGTTCGTGAATAAAACTCTCCAACGATTTTTGTCGTTTATCCTCTTCAGGGTGTCCTAAATTGATCAAATAACTGTCATGAGGTAAAATGTGTTTAGGTTGTATTTGACTCTTTTCTAACTCTTCAAACCACTTATCAATGGTCTTTGTATCCAACTCTTTAGCCGCCCATTGTCGTTGATTTTTTGTAAAAAGGGCGAACGCTTTTGCGCCAATGGCCGTGGCATTAATCGGAGCATTAAAGACTCCTCCACTGGCACTGACATGTGCTCCAACATATTTCATAAAATTTCCTTATTTTTAACGAAAAAAAATTATTTTGCTTATTTTATTTCTAATTTATGATAGTCAAAACGAACTTTAAAGCTAATATAGTATACAATAGAATATATCAAAAATGTTACAAGAGGGTTTATGACCAACAGCAAAAAAACCACCTACAAAAAACTTATATTACGCAGTATTCTGATCACACTTGCAATCACTTTGGCGATTGCATTTATCTATGCACAAGTGATGAAGAAAGACGCCATTGAGAAACTCACGCGTATTGATGCCAAAAAAACGACCCAATTGGTGTTTGAAACGCTCTACTCTTCCATGTCAAAAGGGTGGACTAAACAGGACTTACAAAACATCATTCAAAGAGTCAATAATATTGATGAAAACATGCTTGTCAATGTCTACCGAAGCGATGTTGTATCCAAACAATTTGGAGAAATATCACGAGATTTGGAAGCTCGAACCACCAATCCATACATTCAAAAAGCACTCAATAAAGAGGAGGTATTCAACCTCATTGATGACTCAAACATTGAGTACTACTATCCCGTCATTGCCAAAGAAGAGTGTTTAACCTGTCATACACAAGCGCAAGTTGGAAGTGTTTTAGGGGTGATTGATATTTCGTATCCCATCATTGATCTGAAAATTTCACTCTCCTCACTCATTAACTTTTTTGTAGGATTTGTCATCACCTTTTCAATCATTGTATTCATTGCACTGTTTGTAAAACTTGACCGATATTTGATCCGACCAATTAAAAACTTTGTCACCAACGTTAACCAAATTTCAACCAATAAAGACATCACTCAAAGACTCGTGGAAGAACACGATATTCAAGAGATTCACTCCATGCAAACCGTCTTTAACAATATGCTTGACTCTTTAGAGTTCCAATTTTACAACGATGAACTCACAGGACTTCCAAACCGAAAACGACTGCTTGAACTGATGAATTCAAAAACCAATGCCATTTTACTGATTTTAAACATTGATAAGTTCCAAGAACTCAATGACCTTTATGGAGAAGAGGTAGGTGATGATGTTTTAAAAAGTACTGCCGAAGTATTAGAAAGAAGCATACCAGCTGAAGCGGTGTTGTTTAAACTGCATGCGGATGAATATGCGATTTATTATCCCAAAGATATTGAATATGAAGAGATCAAAACCTTTGCCATGATGCTTAATACCACAATTGAAAACAATACCTATATTGCCAATCATTCAGAAGTCTTTATCAACGCCACCATCGGGGTGGCATACGGACACAACTACTTATTGAACAATGCCGATATTGCGATGAAACTGGCGAAAAAGAAAAAGAAAAAGTATCTTATTTATGAAGCAAGTATGAATATTGAGCATGAGTATGAACAAAACTTAAAATGGTCACAACGTATCAAAGATGCCATATACAATGACAAAATTGAACCTCTGTTCCAACCCATCGTGGACACTCAAACACAAGAGGTGGTCAAATATGAAGCGCTTATGCGAATGGTGGATGACAATGGGGATTATATCTCACCAATTCACTTTTTAGAGTTGGCCAAAAAGAATAAACTCTATCCTCAACTCACACGTATCATGTTGGATAAAACCTTCAGCAAGTTCAAACACTTGCCGTACCAAGTCTCTATTAATATCACCGTGCAAGATATTTTAAACGAAATGGTACACAAAACCATTTTAGATAAACTCTCTGAATACAAACTGGGGGATCGCGTGGTCTTTGAAATCATTGAGTCTGAAGGGATTGAAAACTTTGAAGAGGTACTTGAATTTATCAATGAAGTGAAAAACTACGGCGCAAAAATCTCGATTGATGACTTTGGTACAGGATACTCAAACTTTGAATATCTCATGAAACTCAAAGTCGATTACATTAAAATTGATGCATCCATGATCAAAGATATTGATACCAATCCAAAATCACAACTGGTGACTCAAACCATTTTAGAGTTTGCGAAAAAGATGAACATTGAAACCATTGCAGAGTATATCCACTCTCAAAATGTGTATAATGCGGTCAAAAAGATTGGTATTGACTACTCACAAGGATACTTCTTCGGTGAACCAAAAGAGCTTTAAAAAACTCTTTGGTACACTATCATAAAAATATTGTAAAGGCTTTTTATGATTATTAACTACAACGAATTAGAATCTATACGACGATACAAACTCATGTCCAATACCGTTATTCCAAGACCCATTGCTTGGATAGTAACGGAAGATGAAGGCATCATCAACGCAGCACCCTTTTCATACTTCACCCCACTTTCAAGTGACCCAGCTGTGATAATAGTTTCTATTGGGCAAAAAGAGGAAGGCATCCCTAAAGACTCTTTAGCAAACATCTTAAAACACAAAAAAGCAACCATCTGTTTTGCCAATGAAAAAAATGTGGAAGAGGTGAAACTGTGCGCCAATATGCTTGATAAAAATGAAAGTGAAGTAGAAACATATAACATAGAAACTAAAAGAGTGTTGGAGCAGTTTCCTCCGATGATTGCCTCTTCACAAACCGCACTGTTTTGTGAGTTTTATGACAAAATAGATTTGCCGGGGAAAACCACGCCCATCCTACTTGAAATCAAATCTCAATATGCCCAAGACGGTCTTTTTAATGAACGCTTTGATGGTATGCCCGATAACATTGGGCGAAGCGGCATTGTTTTTAAAAAAATGGAAGA
It contains:
- a CDS encoding restriction endonuclease subunit S; amino-acid sequence: MSNGLPQGWKEKQLSLFIDIKHGYAFKGKDFSDNETKYILLTPGNFKILGGFKSDKFKYYSKNGYIPEEYILNQNDLLVTMTDLSKAGDTLGYPLLVPTLDNKVLLHNQRLGKIEFLNDDLHKIFLYYIFCSNDYRGHVLGSATGTTVRHTAPNRIMNFQIKYPSDINEQKRIADILSGFDDKIETNNQINQTLEEMASTLFKEWFENFNFPNNQGKPYKDSGGEMKPSELGKIPIDWEVKKLEKIVSMKYGKMPNKKDLVSKGYPVYSGYKISGFHKEYLYENSELIIVARGVGGTGDVKFSPKKSWITNLSIVLPLDEEEIKYYLFYVLTRKKLRYLDSGSAQSQITISDLNMLKIIFPKKEILDNYYTLSKPIFEQIQQNQQQNKILKQQRDSLLPKLISGEIRV
- a CDS encoding RNA-binding domain-containing protein, with amino-acid sequence MTLIEQITLGESKTLEFKQELPENKKIAKTVISFSNTAGGKLIIGVDDDRNIVGIEEENIFEVQDKIASIIYDNCTPNILPEIYTVNCEEKLLLVVEVFRGNLLPYYLKSEGKNQGTYIRVGASNRKAEYENILELERQKRNIGFDEEVNYEIEFESLDLTPLYESFKSAGKTLDEKKLENLKLIKKESSKTYATNALLIILGTFSHTSVKCAKFKGITMDMFIDKKEYQRDIFSNLENTQNFILNHINLKGEIKALQRTDTYEIPLVALREALINAFIHRDYTNSGRDIKVGVYDDIVNIVSPGSFPNTITKEDIENGRSETRNKVLANIFKELGLIEQWGSGIKRIKNLCLESDLKEPMIEEKNDFVDVEFYRPKDIKTDDYKRIPPETAGIPPETAGILTEQEKTVLEQIYLNKTITPKEVEKLLNLKDRRVREILSQMLDKKVIIRCGSGRNTYYEVAK
- a CDS encoding type I restriction-modification system subunit M, producing the protein MTTTANVGFEKELFKMADKLRNNMDAGEYKHIVLGLIFLKYISDKFNERYEKLVQEGDGFEEDKDEYIMDNIFWVPKESRWQVLRDNANSPEIGKLVDNALLQIEKENNSLKGVMDKRYAKPDLDKTKLGELITLITNVSAKYHDEKDLMGRVYEYFLNAFADITGGEFYTPTSVVKTIVEMIEPYKGRVYDPACGSGGMFIQSGKFIQEHSQNINNISIYGQESNPTTWRLCKMNLAIRGLDGNLGAHHADSFHNDLHKNLKADFAMANPPFNISDWGGERLKDDDRWQWGIPPVGNANYAWLSHILTHLGTRAGLGAVVLANGSLSSNTSNEGNIRRAMIEDDKVDAIVALPDKLFYSTGIPVCLWILSQNKSHENYRNRCGETLFIDARNLGEMVTRKHRELSEEEIKSIASTYHAYKNKEGNYKDIKGFCKCARLEEIQKHDYVLTPGRYVGIAQEEDDGIPFEEKMTKLSTQLKEQFEKSNILEKQIKENLKGLGYDIN
- a CDS encoding HNH endonuclease, with the translated sequence MKTNTLYNAILKSLEELNEPSSYKDVYKHIILNNYYGFKEAKTPSRTVNALLSNLATKKMYLDKNVGRKKIEGLYHYFLKNIPLIKNIHKVKEIKSIWKVENLQLLENSIEIIDNDYSVQEGKSKYRRHLVRERDSKIIKLAKIKFKKEIGKLYCEVCGFDFEKTYGKIGTDFIEGHHNIGVSELKEDQKTRIEDISLVCSNCHKMLHRRKPWLTVNELKAIIN
- the nfo gene encoding deoxyribonuclease IV, producing MKYVGAHVSASGGVFNAPINATAIGAKAFALFTKNQRQWAAKELDTKTIDKWFEELEKSQIQPKHILPHDSYLINLGHPEEDKRQKSLESFIHELQRCETLKLDRLNFHPGSHLRKISEEQCLDRIALSMNQAIDATNDVKLIIENTAGQGSNLGYKFEHLAYIIDKIEDKSRVGVCIDTCHMFTAGYDIRTREAYDKTWAEFDNIVGRKYLMGMHLNDSKPELGSKVDRHDSLGKGKIGWDAFEFIMNDDRMDDIPMVLETIDEEIWAEEIANLYKLVK
- a CDS encoding GGDEF domain-containing phosphodiesterase, whose translation is MTNSKKTTYKKLILRSILITLAITLAIAFIYAQVMKKDAIEKLTRIDAKKTTQLVFETLYSSMSKGWTKQDLQNIIQRVNNIDENMLVNVYRSDVVSKQFGEISRDLEARTTNPYIQKALNKEEVFNLIDDSNIEYYYPVIAKEECLTCHTQAQVGSVLGVIDISYPIIDLKISLSSLINFFVGFVITFSIIVFIALFVKLDRYLIRPIKNFVTNVNQISTNKDITQRLVEEHDIQEIHSMQTVFNNMLDSLEFQFYNDELTGLPNRKRLLELMNSKTNAILLILNIDKFQELNDLYGEEVGDDVLKSTAEVLERSIPAEAVLFKLHADEYAIYYPKDIEYEEIKTFAMMLNTTIENNTYIANHSEVFINATIGVAYGHNYLLNNADIAMKLAKKKKKKYLIYEASMNIEHEYEQNLKWSQRIKDAIYNDKIEPLFQPIVDTQTQEVVKYEALMRMVDDNGDYISPIHFLELAKKNKLYPQLTRIMLDKTFSKFKHLPYQVSINITVQDILNEMVHKTILDKLSEYKLGDRVVFEIIESEGIENFEEVLEFINEVKNYGAKISIDDFGTGYSNFEYLMKLKVDYIKIDASMIKDIDTNPKSQLVTQTILEFAKKMNIETIAEYIHSQNVYNAVKKIGIDYSQGYFFGEPKEL
- a CDS encoding flavin reductase family protein; amino-acid sequence: MIINYNELESIRRYKLMSNTVIPRPIAWIVTEDEGIINAAPFSYFTPLSSDPAVIIVSIGQKEEGIPKDSLANILKHKKATICFANEKNVEEVKLCANMLDKNESEVETYNIETKRVLEQFPPMIASSQTALFCEFYDKIDLPGKTTPILLEIKSQYAQDGLFNERFDGMPDNIGRSGIVFKKMEDL